In the genome of Molothrus aeneus isolate 106 chromosome 5, BPBGC_Maene_1.0, whole genome shotgun sequence, one region contains:
- the LUM gene encoding lumican, whose amino-acid sequence MTLNFLAVFLLLISGIFCQYDYGPGDDYGYDPFGPSAAVCAPECNCPLSYPTAMYCDNLKLKTIPIVPSGIKYLYLRNNMIEGIEENAFDNVTDLQWLILDHNHLENSKIKGRVFSKLKNLKKLHINYNNLTEAVGPLPKTLDDLQLSHNKITKVSPGAFEGLMNLTVIHLQNNQLKADSISGAFKGLNSLLYLDLSFNQLTKLPTGLPHSLLMLYFDNNQISNVPDEYFQGFKALQYLRLSHNKLTDSGIPGNVFNITSLVELDLSFNQLKSIPIVSENLENFYLQVNKINKFPLSSFCKVVGPTTYSKITHLRLDGNNLTRADLPQEMYNCLRVAAEISLE is encoded by the exons ATGACTCTAAATTTCCTAGCTGTCTTTCTGCTGTTGATTAGTGGCATTTTTTGCCAGTATGACTACGGTCCTGGAGATGATTATGGCTATGATCCTTTCGGGCCATCTGCAGCAGTCTGTGCCCCAGAATGTAATTGTCCTTTAAGCTACCCTACTGCCATGTATTGTGACAATCTTAAGCTGAAAACCATTCCAATTGTACCAAGTGGAATTAAATACCTTTATCTCCGAAACAATATGATTGAGGGAATTGAAGAGAATGCGTTTGACAATGTAACAGACCTTCAGTGGCTGATCCTGGATCACAACCATCTGGAAAATTCAAAAATTAAGGGAAGAGTCTTTTCTAAACTAAAGAACCTGAAGAAACTTCACATTAACTACAACAATTTGACGGAAGCTGTTGGACCACTTCCCAAAACTCTAGATGACTTGCAATTAAGTCACAACAAGATCACAAAAGTCAGTCCTGGTGCATTTGAGGGGCTGATGAATCTGACTGTCATTCACCTCCAGAACAACCAGCTGAAAGCAGATTCTATTTCTGGGGCTTTTAAAGGCCTGAATTCACTTTTGTATCTTGACTTAAGCTTCAATCAACTTACAAAGCTACCAACAGGACTGCCTCACTCCCTGCTCATGCTGTATTTTGATAATAACCAGATTTCCAATGTTCCTGATGAGTACTTCCAAGGTTTTAAAGCCCTACAATATTTACGCTTATCCCACAATAAATTAACAGATTCTGGAATACCAGGTAATGTCTTCAACATCACATCCCTAGTTGAGTTGGATCTCTCCTTCAATCAGCTGAAGAGCATTCCAATTGTCAGTGAGAACCTGGAAAACTTCTACCTCCAAGTCAACAAAATTAACA AGTTCCCACTGAGCAGCTTCTGTAAGGTGGTTGGACCGACGACCTACTCCAAGATCACACACCTGCGCCTGGACGGCAACAACCTGACGCGGGCTGACCTGCCGCAGGAGATGTACAACTGCCTGCGCGTGGCCGCCGAGATCTCTCTGGAGTGA
- the KERA gene encoding keratocan, with the protein MILKVYTSLLLLFLVNSVWTRTVRQVYDDLDPGHWSHYTSECPQECFCPPSFPNALYCDNKGLKEIPPIPARIWYLYLQNNQIETISEKPFANATHLRWINLNKNKITNSGIENGVLSKLKRLLYLFLEDNELEEVPAPLPVGLEQLRLARNKISKIPEGVFSHLENLTMLDLHQNSLLDSALQSDTFQGLNNLMQLNIAKNSLKKMPLSIPANTLQLFLDNNSIEVIPENYFSAIPKVTFLRLNYNKLSDDGIPPNGFNVSSILDLQLSHNQLTKIPPINAHLEHLHLDHNKIKSVNGTQMCPVSIALEEDYGYYGNIPRLRYLRLDGNEIQPPIPLDIMICFRLLQAVVI; encoded by the exons ATGATTTTAAAAGTCTATACAAGCCTTTTGCTCTTATTCTTGGTCAATTCTGTGTGGACTCGAACTGTGAGACAAGTTTATGATGATCTGGATCCTGGCCACTGGTCTCACTATACTTCTGAGTGTCCACAGGAGTGCTTTTGTCCTCCTAGTTTCCCCAACGCATTATACTGTGATAACAAAGGACTTAAAGAAATACCTCCAATTCCAGCCAGAATTTGGTACCTCTATCTTCAAAACAATCAAATTGAAACTATTTCAGAGAAGCCTTTTGCAAATGCCACTCATCTGAGATGGATAAATCTGAACAAGAATAAGATCACAAACAGTGGGATTGAGAATGGTGTGCTGAGCAAGCTGAAAAGGCTGCTTTACTTATTCCTTGAAGATAATGAGTTGGAAGAGGTGCCTGCTCCATTACCAGTGGGTCTGGAACAGCTAAGACTAGCTAGAAAcaaaatctccaaaatcccagaagGAGTCTTCAGCCACTTGGAAAACCTTACTATGTTAGACCTGCACCAGAACAGTTTGTTGGACAGCGCTCTTCAAAGTGACACCTTCCAAGGACTCAACAACCTCATGCAGCTCAACATCGCAAAAAATTCACTCAAGAAAATGCCTTTAAGCATTCCAGCTAATACACTGCAGCTATTTTTGGACAACAACTCCATCGAAGTTATACCAGAAAACTACTTCAGTGCAATACCCAAAGTGACTTTCCTTAGGCTGAACTACAATAAACTATCTGATGATGGTATCCCTCCAAATGGGTTTAATGTTTCATCTATTCTAGACCTACAGCTGTCTCACAATCAGCTCACTAAAATTCCACCAATCAATGCTCATCTTGAGCACCTTCATCTTGATCACAACAAAATCAAAA GTGTCAATGGTACTCAGATGTGCCCAGTTTCCATTGCCCTAGAAGAAGATTATGGTTATTATGGCAACATCCCTCGCCTCCGATACCTTCGTCTGGATGGAAATGAAATTCAGCCTCCAATCCCACTGGACATCATGATTTGTTTCCGACTACTTCAAGCTGTTGTCATATAA